The region TGCTAAATAGGGGAAATTCTGTTCTTGCTTTGGGGGTTCAGTACACGAAGGGGTATCCAGGTATACAATAATAGGGAAAAAAACATTTCACATGTGGACAGTTTTATGTGGTTATTTTTATGCTAGGCAAGTTAGTAATACAATCTTTAACGGCAGAAAATATTACAATTGCACACTCTTGAACAGATGAATGGTGCAAGAAGCGGCACTCATTTGCTGATCTTGAACATCGCCCACGTGCGAAATCTCTGCAAACCTGATAAATGTTTAAAAGAAGTATGCTCAGTTAGCAGTCCTGAATGGTAAATttacaagaaaaatcatcatcaCATAAGACCAATACATCAGAATAACTTGTACAAAACTATACAGAATGCTATGCATCTCCAATGAAGTGAAGAGGATCATTTCACCGTTTTGGACGAGACAGCTAAGGAACTGTTGATTTGGGTTTTTTTTATCTTTTCCCTTAAGGTCATACCAACACAAAGCATTGATATGGAAACCATGCTTCCGAGTCTCACAAAAATACAGATATTGTGAATTATTTCCAAGAATCTCCCCCTCATCCAAACTTGTGGTCTCATCAAGCTGACGTAATGCACAATCTGGACTACCAGCCCATGCTGCCACATCTAGCATGCTACGTGCAGACTAGACACAACATTAGCTAAACAGCTCTTCATTAGCAGTGCACGCTAAATACTCAGAAAAACCTGGAGAGCTCATAATAAATGATGTATTAGAGAAAAACATTGAAGGACAGAAAGGAAAGCTTACCGTCTTCACCGGTGGGACGTCCAAACCAATTGATCTCAGCAAGGACCTGTACAGGATAAACCAAAGAAGGCTGAAATCAGAAAGTTGCATCCAACAGCGAGTGTAATCACCCATATGAAAAACTGAGCGGACCATGATCAAATTTATTGGGCTGGCAAGCCCAAACTGCAAAACTGTAACTTTAGAACTAGCTCAGACAACAGGGCTATTAGCAATTTGCATCAGATGAAGGCACATTGTTACAATACATGATGTCAAGCAGGCAATCTGATCCTCTTATCTAAATGGAAAAATCTCGTGTGATGATactgctgctaatacttgcaaacttGACTATAGAAGGATTTTGCAGAGATATATACTTCAAACTAGCATAAATTGCATCAGCCTGCAACTTAACATGGAACCAGATTGCCAGACATCCACAGCTGGACAAGTGAAGCAAATCAAGCAAATTGAATCGAACAAAATCAAGGGAGTATCAACTCATACTCCTGTATATGAGGAGGCGGGTGGTAgtagcggcaggttctgccccggaAGCAGTTGTTCCTCAGCGAATCGGCGCATGCGGTCACCTTGGAGTCCCTGCCGAATTCCCGAATCAACAAAACCCAAATCAGAAGAAAAAAAAAATATGCCGCTAACATTGGCAGAGGAGGCAAGATCTCGCGCTTTTACCGGTCGACGGAAACGGATTGGTGCGGGTGCGCATACTTGCACTCGAGGTCGGAGCGGGTGCACCTGTCGCGCAGGTAGTCGCGGCACGCCTCGACGGTGAGGTCGTTTTGCCGCCGCCGCTTACCTTCGGGCTGGCGCGGACTACGGCTCCGACTGCGACTGCGGCTACGGCTGCGGCTGCGGctacggctccggctccggctgcgGCTACGGCGGTCGCGGGGGGAGCGGGAGCGAGACACGGAGCGCCTGGGGGAGGTGGACCgtgaaggggagagggagaggcggcgcTTGCGCGGCGGGAGCGGAGGTGACGGCGAACGGGCGGCGGGGTTGGGGCTAGGGTTGGGGTCCGCGGTGTCGGCGTTGGGGATTTCGGCGGAGGCCATGGGGGGAgaggagaagaccgcgagacagacgacagaggagggggcgctGCGGGAGTCGGATGTGACAAGATCTAGgtttaaataaactttattttgAATCCACCTTGTTCTTCTGACAGGATTTTGAAAATCGTCTTTGGTTCCATCGTTATAATCCGCCCCTTCGATTGAACGATCTTTATTGGAATTTAGAGGATTGAAATCCTTACGTTTACATAATTATTTTTTGCGAAAAAACAACGAGATCTCATTATAAAGTTTTGTAAGAGGTACAAAGCACCTCAAAACATGACAAAAATTACATCGATGACCCTGCACCATCAAACAACCACTACCGCCGCTAAAACGAGCCATCGTAGCATCCTTGTCGTCGCTCCCCTGCCGGAGATGGCTTGATCTTGTCAATGACAGTCGGGAAGTCTTCGCGCATGTGCCTCTAAGGACAAGCGTCTTAGAGACTAATCATTGTCATCTAGCCCATGTGAAACGCCTAACACCAAATCTGTCGTCTGCGCCCACGCACCACAAGAAAACCCTAACATCGTCGCCACCCTAAGAAGGCACTAGAAATCTACGTCAGAGCTCCACCGACTCCATCCCGATGGACGATCTTAAGGAGCATCGAAGCCTGAAAGGCCAACTCGAAGATAAAGCGCTGCCATTCGCACAAACACCGCCCTTGCGAGAAAGAAAAACTGAAGGATCAAAGATCCGCTAGATATCAACTAGAGGAGAGTGGATAGGCGACTACCAAATTTAATCTTTTTCTTAGTTGCTTTTAGAGGCTAGCGCGGAAATGCAAGTTATTTAGATATGCAATTAAGTGATACACCATATATGACGAGTTACAACAAGCTACACAGACGCAATAAACAAGCAAGTAATAACAACAAATAAAGTTAGTGTTAAGAGACAACCAAAAGTGATGGAGACGAAGATGTACACTCAAGTTCACACTTTTGGAAAGTACTAATTTCCATTGAAAAGGTTCGGAACAACTGCTACCATGACAATGAATGCATCACCTTTGTCTTTGAGAACATTGGTCAATGAATGCCCAAGTTTTCTCTAGTATGGTAGCTCTTGAGGCGAGCTTCAAGCCCTCACATATGAGCTCATGGAACAATCACACAACTTAGAAACTCCGAAGAAACACCAATTGTCTAGGGTTTCACATAAATCATGTCGTGCAAGACAATAAGCCCTTTACGATGAGGTCGGCTAGGGACTTTGTAAACCCTAACTTTCATCCCATTTATAAGGTGTAGCCACCATGATCATCCTCTTACACAGCGCACAAGGTGCTCCCACGTCAATAAAAACAAAGCAACCCGTAGGCTATTACCTGAGCcatgaggacccgaacctgggtaaacccccATGTGCAAACTCTTGGCACACATATGTTAGCACACATCTTGGCACACATCAACCAAAAACAAAAGCAACACTGGACACACAAAGGAACCAATCGTCCCTGTCGCCCAGCGGgagcgttccctcttggcacacatATGTGAGCACTAGTGCCAACATCCACACGTGCCCCATGTATGCATCACTGACCCGCACACATCTATGTAATCGTGAGGGTCGACTCCGATACCAATTGTAATGCCCTGACCAAACCCGCTGATTCCTGACCATTGCGCCTGGGATCTAGGCTAGCCCCACATACCAACACTAGTCTTTCATGCGCACTTTGTCATAACTCATGCGCACTGGGAACAACTTTCAAGTCAAACACCCATCCTCAATTGCTACATAACA is a window of Triticum dicoccoides isolate Atlit2015 ecotype Zavitan chromosome 2B, WEW_v2.0, whole genome shotgun sequence DNA encoding:
- the LOC119364342 gene encoding zinc finger CCCH domain-containing protein 28-like, whose translation is MASAEIPNADTADPNPSPNPAARSPSPPLPPRKRRLSLSPSRSTSPRRSVSRSRSPRDRRSRSRSRSRSRSRSRSRSRSRSRSPRQPEGKRRRQNDLTVEACRDYLRDRCTRSDLECKYAHPHQSVSVDRDSKVTACADSLRNNCFRGRTCRYYHPPPHIQESLLRSIGLDVPPVKTVCRDFARGRCSRSANECRFLHHSSVQECAIVCQDFLRGRCDRISCRYTHVIAQPMLPPPMRDVPMQMPYPEMVYMPPPPPPLGVPMMAPPLSPPRGFADNKSTVEVCRDYLKKMCNRESCRFAHPDSQTEVAHDKVEVCRDFKRGECTRPTCRFYHPSSS